The proteins below come from a single Malus sylvestris chromosome 3, drMalSylv7.2, whole genome shotgun sequence genomic window:
- the LOC126616930 gene encoding uncharacterized protein LOC126616930 produces the protein MIKVLICKLSDDVADQWEYEFRVSNALHLQMTYKVIFANKLSKPCLLGNNSLNESVENLRENDVSEESQNVVGESHDHEIGGYDGGDLEENVGDESQDHKNGSDLEENVGDGSQDHENGGDIDLNVDDDHIGVEENIESPEPTFHLNIYDPRIWDGLNAEMRALLVEKGPIRETNLTYPKDKLSRKFSSHYYDRKLPTGEIYDRKWLVYSKELDKIFCFCCKLFKTITSKSELAKDGISDWRHLGVKLDQHEKSKEHLTNSRTWVELRTFRGTNERPYEDSNGNFLGLLEMIAEFDPIMQEHF, from the exons ATGATTAAAgtattgatttgcaaattaagtGATGATGTTGCAGATCAGTGGGAGTATGAGTTTCGTGTTAGTAATGCCTTACATTTGCAGATGACCTATAAG GTAATTTTTGCAAACAAATTATCGAAGCCATGTCTTTTAGGAAACAACTCTCtg AATGAGTCggttgaaaatttgagagaaaatgatGTTAGTGAAGAGTCACAAAATGTTGTTGGGGAGTCTCATGATCATGAAATTGGTGGTTATGATGGTGGTGATTTAGAAGAAAATGttggtgatgagtctcaagaccATAAAAATGGTAGTGATTTAGAGGAAAATGTTGGTGATGGGTCTCAAGATCATGAAAATGGTGGTGATATAGATTTAAATGTTGATGATGATCATATTGGTGTAGAGGAAAATATTGAATCTCCCGAACCTACATTCCATTTAAACATTTATGATCCAAGAATTTGGGATGGTCTTAATGCAGAAATGAGAGCCTTACTTGTAGAAAAGGGACCAATTCGAGAAACTAATCTCACTTATCCTAAGGACAAACTCTCTAGAAAATTTTCCTCACACTACTATGATCGAAAATTACCAACGGGTGAAATTTATGATAGGAAATGGCTTGTGTACTCAAAAGAGTTGGATAaaatcttttgcttttgttgtaaattgtttAAAACAATTACCTCAAAAAGTGAGTTAGCAAAAGATGGAATTAGTGATTGGAGACATCTTGGTGTGAAGCTTGATCAACATGAAAAGAGTAAAGAGCATCTCACTAATTCGAGAACTTGGGTTGAGTTGAGAA CATTTCGTGGAACAAATGAAAGACCTTATGAGGACTCTAATGGCAACTTCTTAGGTTTACTTGAAATGATTGCGGAGTTTGATCCAATAATGCAAGAGCATTTTTGA